From a region of the Oscarella lobularis chromosome 7, ooOscLobu1.1, whole genome shotgun sequence genome:
- the LOC136189042 gene encoding zinc finger MYM-type protein 1-like → MIPEVLTWMEKKASKYVSGEILNEFLQLMTLNITRQICSDIQKSRYYTIMADECTDTANKEQFSICIRWVDSQLDDHEDVIGLYAVDKIDSESLYKAIKDVLLRMNLSISNCRGQCYDGAANMIGSKTGVATRIQAEEGRAILTHCYGHALNLAVGNAMKQSKHCRDALDTAF, encoded by the coding sequence ATGATTCCTGAGGTTTTAACTTGGATGGAAAAGAAAGCTTCCAAGTATGTTTCCGGTGAAATACTAAACGAGTTTCTTCAACTAATGACTTTGAACATCACACGCCAGATCTGCAGCGACATTCAAAAAAGTAGATATTACACTATAATGGCAGATGAATGCACCGATACGGCAAACAAAGAACAGTTTTCAATTTGCATCAGATGGGTAGATTCTCAGCTAGACGATCACGAGGATGTTATTGGACTGTATGCGGTTGACAAAATCGATTCAGAAAGCTTATATAAGGCAATCAAAGACGTCCTACTGAGAATGAATTTGTCAATTTCTAACTGCCGCGGGCAATGTTATGATGGTGCCGCCAACATGATTGGTAGCAAGACAGGCGTTGCAACAAGGATTCAAGCAGAAGAAGGGAGAGCTATTTTGACTCACTGTTATGGCCATGCCTTGAATCTTGCTGTAGGAAATGCTATGAAGCAGTCTAAGCACTGCCGGGATGCCCTTGATACAGCTTTTTGA